In the genome of Pseudomonas fluorescens, the window GAGTCGGTGCTCGAATGGGACTGAACGCCTTTATGAACGCGTGTGAGGGTATTCACTGCCAAGCGCTTCAACACACCCTGCAGGGTGATTTGCGCAGTACCCTTGCGCGCAAGAAGTCTCAGTTGATGATTTACGCAAGCGGAGCCGATGAAGTCGAGGTCTTTCTTGAATACATCGCGCCACAGCGTCGACTGATGATCTTTGGCGCGGGTCATGACGCCCAGCCTTTGGTGCGGTTCGCCAGGGATTTGAACTGGCATGTCACGGTGGTGGACGGGCGTGCGCACTTTGCTCGCCCTGAACGATTCCCTGGAGCAAGCCAGGTCATTGTTGCGCCTATCGACGAGCCCTTTAACTTATCCAGAGCTGTCGACGGTGCCGCAGTGGTGATCATGACCCACAGCTATCGACAAGATCGGTATTGGCTGGAAAACGTTTTGCAATGTTCACCTGCCTATGTCGGGCAGTTGGGTCCTCGAGAGCGAACAGAACGACTGCTTGATGAGATGGGCGCATCGGCCTGTTCGCCAGAAGTTGTGCCCGGGTTTCATTATCCGATTGGGTTGGATTTGGGGGGCGATACCCCGGCGAGCGTGGCCTTGGCCATTGTTGGCGAGATCACGGCCTACTTCAATGAGCGCAGTGGCGGCATGTTGAAATACCGCAAGACCACCATTCACCAAGCTTGTGAGCCAACCCACTCTCCAGCGGTGGGCGGCCTGCAGGCGAAAATGGAAGCGTAGCGGCTGCAGGGACTTGTGCAGCTTTGTGGTTCAGGCTTTCTAAACTGGCAGATCACCTGCTGTGCCCTCTGTACCGCCGTTTTTATTTGTTCGGCCTCCACGTTAGCCGCGGCGTATGCCGGTGCCTTGGCGGTTTCCTTGTGTTCGTTGGGATCGATCTGGGACTGGCTCTCAGTGGCATCCTCACTGCGTTCGAGTGAGTTGATGCCTTATCTGGCAGTCGTCTCATGAGCAAGGCTGGAGAAAATTTACGCTTTTTAGTGTTACATGCATGGATGATCGCCCAGCGTCATCTGGCTCCCGAAGGCTCGGCCATCAGTAAGGCGCTCAATTACAGCCTGAAACGGTGGGCAGCGCTGTCACACTACCTCAATAGGGGGCCGGCCCAATCGACAACAATTGGGCCCGGAACCAGATCCGCTCCTGGGTTCTTGAACGTAAGAACTGGCTCTTCGCAGGTTCGTTGTGCGGCGGTAAACGCGCGGCCGTGATCGTGAGTTTGATCCAGTCTGCGCGGCTGAATGGTCATGATCCGTATGCCTACCTGAAGATACTCTCACACGCCTGCCGACGCAGCGGTGAGTGAAATCGATCAGTTACTGCCGCATAAGTGGCAACCGGTTTAGTTATGCAAGGCCTGATGGCTGGACGCACACGTAATAACGCCAGAACAGTAATGCATAGACGATGTCTCCCGATGCCACTACTGGCAATGGCCAGGGGATGCTGCCCGCCAGCCAGTGACCATAAACCACCACAACGAACAGTACTTTCAGGATTACCCCGAGCAGGATATAGGGACGATAGTGCAGCGGATCGCGAGCGATCATCCAATAGGCCCAGCCGAATACGATAACCAGGCACGTGGTGAGTTGAATGAAGAGGGTTGAGGTGGGGGTAATTTGCAGCCCCAACAGTGCAGCTACGGGGCGCAGAGCTACAAGTAATGGAAGACCCGCGAGTACGTTGAAACAAGCGGCAGAAATAAAAAGCTTGCGGGTATAACTGTCGATCATGGGGTTGTTCCTGATAGGTGGTGACGCCTCGCACCATGCAAAGACATCTTGTAACTTCTGGGGCTCAGCCAAGCAGCTTGAGCAATGCTGGATAGCTATTGGGGAACAGCCTGCTTATCCAGAACAAGGTGCTCGATTTGTTCCCTGTGATAATGCGTTTGGTTCCTTTGCGCAGCCCCTTGATGATGTCGCCGGCACAATCCGCCGCTGGCGTCAGTAGCATTTTGTCTGCCAGTGCCGTGAACCTTTCTTCTGTTTTGCCGGCGGCTTTACAACGTCGTCCGGACTTCTCGATATTGGTTCGAATTCCTCCGGGGTGCACACACACGGCGCGTACACCGCTACCTTCGAGTTCCGACCATAATGCTTCGGTCAGACCACGTACGGCGAACTTCGACATGTTGTAAGCGCTTTGCATCGGGAAACCCACCAGGCCAAATACGCTGGAAATGTTGACGATGCAGCCTTCTCGCTGGGCCTGCATCATCGGCAGGAACGCTTTGGTACCGTACAACACGCCCCACAGGTTGATACCGAGTTGCCACTCGTACTCATCGATGGAGGTGTTGGCAACTGTCCCGATGACGGCGGCGCCTGCGTTATTGATGACGAAGTGCGCCGTGCCAAAATCGCGCTTCACCTCGTCGGCATGAGCCTGGAAGGCGTCCCAGGACGATACGTCCAGGATGTAACCTTTCGCTTTGCTGGCGTCAGGCAATAGCTTCATGGTTTTGTCGAGACCCACCTGGTTGATGTCCGACAGGGCGACATGTGCGCCAGCTTCCACCATCTGGATAGCCAACTCCCGACCGATGCCTGATCCTGCGCCAGTGATGACGACCACTTTGTTTTGGAACATGTTTTTATCCTTCTTGTTTTGATTGGTTTCGCCACTACAATTTTTTTGCTGACAAGAACTATTTGCTGAGAATGTGGATCGCGACCGCTGCCTCCTCAATACCCTGCAAACCGCCGCCGTTCTCCTGGATTGCATGGCGTGCGCCATGAACCTGGCGTGCGCCAGCCTCCCCGCGCAGTTGCGTCACCAGTTCGTAGAGCTGGCCGATCCCGGTAGCGCCGAGTGGATGGCCTTTCGATTC includes:
- a CDS encoding SDR family NAD(P)-dependent oxidoreductase, with the protein product MFQNKVVVITGAGSGIGRELAIQMVEAGAHVALSDINQVGLDKTMKLLPDASKAKGYILDVSSWDAFQAHADEVKRDFGTAHFVINNAGAAVIGTVANTSIDEYEWQLGINLWGVLYGTKAFLPMMQAQREGCIVNISSVFGLVGFPMQSAYNMSKFAVRGLTEALWSELEGSGVRAVCVHPGGIRTNIEKSGRRCKAAGKTEERFTALADKMLLTPAADCAGDIIKGLRKGTKRIITGNKSSTLFWISRLFPNSYPALLKLLG
- a CDS encoding XdhC family protein, whose protein sequence is MSDLYALLDALDQANSTKIDAVLATVVKVEGSAYRRPGARMLIPLFGQTVGTISGGCLEQELARKAWWLTESGGAVVRRYSTAAQEHQGADDEDAALTFGLGCNGTVHVLLERHDAGKRSLLFDVLQRVKATGQPAVLATVISAGRTARVRVGARMGLNAFMNACEGIHCQALQHTLQGDLRSTLARKKSQLMIYASGADEVEVFLEYIAPQRRLMIFGAGHDAQPLVRFARDLNWHVTVVDGRAHFARPERFPGASQVIVAPIDEPFNLSRAVDGAAVVIMTHSYRQDRYWLENVLQCSPAYVGQLGPRERTERLLDEMGASACSPEVVPGFHYPIGLDLGGDTPASVALAIVGEITAYFNERSGGMLKYRKTTIHQACEPTHSPAVGGLQAKMEA